In Fundulus heteroclitus isolate FHET01 chromosome 18, MU-UCD_Fhet_4.1, whole genome shotgun sequence, a single genomic region encodes these proteins:
- the six9 gene encoding SIX homeobox 9 has protein sequence MGSGYLSEGTMGFNANAHAAMIFTAEQIVCVCEVLLQGSSLDRLASFLCTLPPFSSPCLGELESVLKAKAAVAFHQGRFSDLYALLEGFPFSPRSHPFLQQLWLQAHYAEAERQRGRPLGAVGKYRVRRKFPLPHTIWDGEEISYCFKEKSRSMLREWYLRKPYPSSQEKRELAAATGLTSTQVSNWFKNRRQRDRGTDITSFQTPLAGGPSGGVHPSSENDVSPQGSPQPQRRRPTPPRLCHPPLPLHHMCQDC, from the exons ATGGGCTCAGGTTACCTGAGCGAGGGTACGATGGGGTTTAATGCCAACGCACATGCAG cgatGATCTTCACAGCAGAGCAGATAGTTTGCGTCTgtgaggttctgctgcagggcaGTTCCCTGGATCGCCTCGCTAGCTTCCTCTGCACTCTTCCTCCCTTCTCCTCTCCGTGCCTGGGGGAGCTGGAGAGCGTGCTGAAAGCCAAGGCGGCTGTGGCCTTTCACCAGGGCCGCTTCTCAGACCTCTACGCCCTGCTGGAGGGCTTCCCCTTCTCCCCACGCAGCCACCcgttcctgcagcagctctggcTGCAGGCCCACTACGCCGAGGCCGAGAGGCAGAGGGGTCGGCCCCTGGGGGCCGTGGGGAAGTATCGCGTCAGGAGGAAGTTCCCTTTACCCCACACCATCTGGGACGGAGAGGAGATCAGTTACTGCTTCAAG GAGAAATCCCGGAGCATGCTCAGAGAGTGGTACCTCAGAAAGCCTTATCCTTCCAGCCAGGAGAAAAGGGAGCTGGCAGCGGCCACCGGCCTCACTTCCACCCAGGTCAGCAACTGGTTCAAGAACCGCCGGCAGAGGGACCGCGGCACCGACATTACCAG TTTCCAAACTCCACTCGCTGGAGGACCTTCAGGAGGAGTCCACCCGTCTTCTGAGAATGATGTTTCTCCTCAAGGCAGCCCGCAGCCTCAGAGACGACGCCCAACACCTCCACGCTTGtgtcatcctcctcttcctctccaccACATGTGCCAAGACTGTTAG
- the qpctla gene encoding glutaminyl-peptide cyclotransferase-like a, producing MARSSRRYSKLLPQSNSGGGGGSLPGCERVRKPRARVLLLGLLGVLVLAVVLSVYLTNDTSDGHVGRLSAVDLVKDRLAHKPSKVSAAQIRRLASSVDGARLWETHLRPILRERLPGTRGSQAVQKHITSTLSSLSAGWSVDLDSFQSPTPRGKVTFTNVIGVLDPTAPRRLLLACHYDSKALPADQRAPGKVFLGASDSAVPCAMILELVASLDAQLTSFKQQKLPVTLQLVFFDGEEAFEEWTATDSLYGSRHLAELMADTAHPAASPHATVLQAVDLFVLLDLLGGPDPLIANHFDNTARWFDRLISAEKRLHRQGLLTSHPSEQTYFRKDVYLGPVQDDHIPFLHRGVPVLHIIPTPFPQFWHTLDDTEENMHRPTVENLTKIMAVFLAEYLGL from the exons ATGGCCAGGTCCAGCCGCAGGTACAGCAAGCTTCTGCCGCAGAGCAACAGCGGCGGAGGCGGCGGCTCTCTCCCCGGCTGTGAGCGGGTGCGGAAGCCCCGAGCCCGGGTCCTGCTGCTGGGTCTCCTCGGTGTTCTGGTGCTGGCTGTGGTTCTGAGCGTCTACCTGACCAACGACACCTCCGACGGACACGTGGGCCGCCTGTCAGCCGTGGATCTGGTTAAAGATAGG TTGGCCCACAAACCCAGTAAAGTCTCTGCAGCTCAGATCCGCCGCCTGGCCTCTTCAGTCGATGGCGCTCGCTTGTGGGAGACTCACCTGCGGCCGATCCTAAGAGAGAGGCTCCCAGGAACGCGAGGCAGCCAGGCGGTACAGAAG CACATCACCTCCACCCTGTCCTCTCTGTCGGCCGGCTGGTCCGTAGATCTGGACTCCTTCCAGTCTCCGACCCCTCGTGGGAAAGTCACCTTCACCAACGTCATTGGCGTCCTGGACCCCACGGCCCCGCGGCGGCTCCTCCTGGCCTGCCACTACGACTCCAAAGCGCTTCCTGCTGACCAGCGGGCCCCAGGGAAGGTGTTTCTGGGGGCCAGTGACTCTGCTGTGCCCTGTGCCATGATCCTGGAGCTGGTCGCTTCTCTGGACGCACAGCTCACATCATTCAAACAGCAG AAACTCCCGGTCACCCTGCAGCTGGTGTTCTTCGACGGCGAGGAGGCGTTTGAGGAGTGGACGGCCACGGACTCGCTGTACGGCTCCCGTCACCTGGCCGAGCTCATGGCCGACACGGCCCACCCTGCGGCCTCGCCTCACGCCACCGTGCTTCAGGCTGTG GACCTGTTTGTGCTGTTAGACCTGCTCGGTGGTCCCGATCCTCTCATCGCAAATCATTTCGACAACACGGCGCGATGGTTTGACCGACTGATTTCTGCAG AGAAAAGGCTCCATCGGCAGGGTCTCCTGACGTCCCACCCCTCAGAGCAGACCTACTTCAGGAAGGACGTCTACCTGGGGCCCGTTCAGGATGATCACATCCCCTTCCTTCACAGAG GTGTCCCCGTGTTACACATCATCCCCACTCCCTTCCCTCAGTTCTGGCACACGCTGGACGACACGGAGGAGAACATGCACCGTCCAACCGTGGAGAACCTCACCAAGATCATGGCCGTGTTCCTGGCAGAGTACCTGGGCCTCTGA
- the LOC105939143 gene encoding ribonucleoside-diphosphate reductase large subunit, whose protein sequence is MMFVIKRDGRQERVMFDKITSRIQKLCYGLNADFVDPTQITMKVIQGLYSGVTTVELDTLAAEIAATLTTKHPDYAILAARIAVSNIHKETKKVFSDVMEDLYNYVNPLNGRHSPMVSKETLDIVLENKDRLNSAIIFDRDFSYNFFGFKTLERSYLLKINGKVAERPQHMLMRVSVGIHGRDIDAAIETYNLLSEKWFTHASPTLFNAGTNRPQLSSCFLLAMKDDSIEGIYDTLKQCALISKSAGGIGVAVSCIRSTGSYIAGTNGNSNGLVPMLRVYNNTARYVDQGGNKRPGAFAMYLEPWHFDVFDFLELKKNTGKEEQRARDLFYGLWIPDLFMRRVESNQDWSLMCPSECPGLDECWGEEFETLYAKYEAEGRVKKVVKAQQLWYAIIESQTETGTPYMLYKDACNRKSNQQNLGTIKCSNLCTEVVEFTSKDEVAVCNLASIALNMYVTPERTFDFKKLAAVTKVIVKNLNKVIEINYYPVPEAERSNKRHRPIGIGVQGLADAFILMRYPFESAEAQLLNVQIFETIYHAALEASCELAAELGPYETYEGSPVSRGVLQYDMWEKTPTDLWDWKLLKEKIARHGVRNSLLLAPMPTASTAQILGNNESIEAYTSNIYTRRVLSGEFQIVNPHLLKDLTERGLWSEDMKNKLIANNGSIQDIDEIPDDLKQLYKTVWEISQKTVLKMAADRGAYIDQSQSLNIHIAEPNYGKLTSMHFYGWKQGLKTGMYYLRTKPAANPIQFTLNKEKLKEAEQSQASEQELKERNKAAMVCSLENRDDCLMCGS, encoded by the exons ATGATGTTCGTGATCAAAAGAG atggACGCCAGGAGCGCGTCATGTTCGATAAAATCACGTCCCGCATACAGAAGCTGTGCTACGGCCTGAACGCGGACTTCGTGGACCCGACGCAGATCACCATGAAGGTGATCCAGGGCCTGTACAGCGGCGTCACCACCGTGGAGCTGGACACGCTCGCCGCAGAGATCGCGGCCACCCTCACCACCAAGCACCCCGACTACGCCATCCTCGCCGCCAGGATCGCCGTCTCCAACATCCACAAGGAGACCAAGAAGGTGTTCAGCGACGTGATGGAGGACCTGTACAACTACGTCAACCCGCTGAACGGCCGCCACTCCCCCATGGTCTCCAAGGAGACGCTGGACATCGTCCTGGAGAACAAGGACCGCCTCAACTCCGCCATCATCTTCGACCGCGACTTCTCCTACAACTTCTTCGGCTTCAAGACTCTGGAGCGCTCCTACCTGCTGAAGATCAACGGGAAGGTGGCCGAGCGGCCGCAGCACATGCTCATGCGCGTGTCGGTGGGGATCCACGGCCGGGACATCGACGCCGCCATCGAGACGTACAACCTGCTGTCGGAGAAGTGGTTCACGCACGCCTCGCCGACGCTCTTCAACGCCGGCACCAACCGGCCGCAGCTGTCCAGCTGCTTCCTGCTGGCCATGAAGGACGACAGCATCGAGGGCATCTACGACACGCTCAAGCAGTGCGCCCTCATCTCCAAGTCGGCCGGCGGCATCGGCGTGGCGGTGAGCTGCATCCGCTCGACGGGCAGCTACATCGCCGGCACCAACGGCAACTCCAACGGCCTGGTGCCCATGCTGCGGGTCTACAACAACACCGCCCGCTACGTGGACCAGGGCGGCAACAAGAGGCCCGGCGCCTTCGCCATGTACCTGGAGCCGTGGCACTTCGACGTGTTCGACTTCCTGGAGCTGAAGAAGAACACGGGCAAGGAGGAGCAGCGGGCCAGGGACCTCTTCTACGGCCTGTGGATCCCCGACCTGTTCATGCGGCGGGTGGAGAGCAACCAGGACTGGTCCCTGATGTGTCCCAGCGAGTGTCCCGGCCTGGACGAGTGCTGGGGGGAGGAGTTCGAGACGCTCTACGCCAAGTACGAGGCGGAGGGGCGGGTGAAGAAGGTGGTGAAGGCCCAGCAGCTGTGGTACGCCATCATCGAGTCGCAGACGGAGACCGGCACGCCCTACATGCTCTACAAGGACGCCTGCAACCGCAAGAGcaaccagcagaacctgggCACCATCAAGTGCAGCAACCTCTGCACCGAGGTGGTGGAGTTCACCAGCAAGGACGAGGTGGCCGTCTGCAACCTGGCCTCCATCGCCCTCAACATGTACGTCACGCCCGAGCGCACCTTCGACTTCAAGAAGCTGGCCGCCGTCACCAAGGTGATCGTGAAGAACCTGAACAAGGTCATCGAGATAAACTACTACCCGGTCCCCGAGGCCGAGCGCTCCAACAAGCGCCACCGGCCCATCGGCATCGGCGTCcagggtctggccgacgccttCATCCTGATGCGCTACCCGTTCGAGAGCGCCGAGGCGCAGCTGCTCAACGTCCAGATCTTCGAGACCATCTACCACGCCGCGCTGGAGGCCAGCTGCGAGCTGGCGGCGGAGCTGGGCCCCTACGAGACGTACGAGGGCTCGCCCGTCAGCCGGGGGGTGCTCCAGTACGACATGtgggagaagacccccaccgaCCTGTGGGACTGGAAGCTGCTGAAGGAGAAGATCGCCCGGCACGGCGTGAGGAACAGCCTGCTGCTGGCTCCCATGCCCACCGCCTCCACCGCCCAGATCCTGGGCAACAACGAGTCCATCGAGGCCTACACCAGCAACATCTACACGCGCCGGGTCCTCTCCGGCGAGTTCCAGATCGTCAACCCTCACCTCCTCAAGGACCTGACGGAGCGCGGGCTGTGGAGCGAGGACATGAAGAACAAGCTGATCGCCAACAACGGCTCCATCCAG GACATCGACGAGATTCCAGACGACCTGAAGCAGCTGTACAAGACGGTCTGGGAAATCTCCCAGAAGACCGTGCTGAAGATGGCGGCGGACCGCGGCGCCTACATCGACCAGAGCCAGTCTCTGAACATTCACATCGCCGAGCCAAACTACGGGAAGCTGACCAGCATGCACTTCTACGGCTGGAAGCAG GGTTTGAAGACGGGGATGTACTACCTGAGGACGAAGCCCGCCGCCAACCCCATCCAGTTCACCCTGAACAAGGAGAAGCTGAAGGAGGCGGAGCAGAGCCAGGCCTCGGAGCAGGAGCTGAAGGAGAGGAACAAGGCGGCCATGGTCTGCTCTCTGGAGAACCGAGACGACTGCCTGATGTGCGGATCGTAG